Proteins co-encoded in one Astyanax mexicanus isolate ESR-SI-001 chromosome 1, AstMex3_surface, whole genome shotgun sequence genomic window:
- the LOC103044808 gene encoding zinc fingers and homeoboxes protein 1 isoform X2, with protein MSSRRKSTTPCMVLPSDVVEQDPDIETLAGEEGAETAAESPAEGAAVPMETEGDHEDSVSHSAGKRPSQTTVEQSATDLTTDASFAQPETEESEDPSVTAISLSKTPIMKKKSKPESKRIAVSLKGTDESDALVESEGDPEPMEASVLGASITADMMNPVSSESAKPGLLVSIPNPVSSEQKKPVLNPAAVLPAGLAQVLSALQAQQSAQAQLLIPLSSIPTYNAAMDSNALLVNTYKKFPYPSASEIMGLAAQTKFSEEQIKIWFSAQRLKHGVSWTPEEVEEARRKQFNGTVHTVPQTITVIPAHHLSATNGLQSILQTCQIVGQPGLVLTQVGTANSLPVTTPITLTVAGMPHQSQAPKIASNQTSPAISETKRATTVQPPSLTPQENSALISDHFGLRPKKSKEQLAELKASYLKNHFASDAEIARLMKLTNLTKGEIKKWFSDTRYNQRNSKNNHYTIPHDGSRAANSSSSSATIIIDSSDETPQSPTTSPIKEKETRSKTWNPFPDFTLQKFKEKTPEQLVILEESYQKCDTPSDEELSRLRAETKLTRREIDAWFTEKRKTPVPESAEKNDGAEGESSQGKHSQTPPGAKKMVKEKLKKTPEQLHVLKSAFVRSQWPSTEEYDQLSEESGLPRPYIVNWFGDTRYAWKNGNLKWYFYYQSGNVEGMNGNKGRKRRIRNRGWGRSRSRKAKKSTNLEKPPPIKFKTGKDILKEYYLKHKFLNEQDLDELVAKSNMSYEQVREWFAEVCRKVDMGADPFDDNVNNEQEEEESQGENEIVGEEQGPSAPGEEEGEEDEEEEDDETDDSESWEPPQSVRKTLSGSEDQ; from the exons ATGTCAAGCAGAAGGAAGTCCACCACCCCCTGCATGGTGCTACCCTCAGATGTGGTGGAGCAGGATCCAGACATTGAAACTCTGGCAGGGGAGGAAGGAGCCGAGACTGCTGCAGAAAGCCCTGCAGAAGGAGCGGCAGTTCCTATGGAAACTGAGGGAG ATCATGAGGACAGTGTAAGCCATTCTGCAGGGAAACGCCCCAGTCAAACCACTGTGGAACAGTCAGCCACCGATCTAACCACTGATGCAAGTTTTGCACAGCCTGAGACCGAGGAGAGTGAAGACCCTTCAGTTACTGCGATCTCCTTGAGCAAGACGCCTATCATGAAAAAGAAAAGCAAGCCTGAATCCAAGAGAATAGCCGTGTCTCTCAAAGGCACTGATGAAAGCGATGCGTTGGTTGAAAGTGAGGGGGATCCAGAACCAATGGAGGCATCTGTTTTGGGTGCCTCCATCACAGCCGACATGATGAATCCAGTATCTTCTGAGTCAGCAAAGCCTGGTTTGCTTGTAAGCATTCCTAATCCAGTGTCCAGTGAGCAAAAGAAGCCAGTTTTGAACCCTGCTGCGGTGCTCCCTGCTGGTCTGGCTCAAGTCCTGTCAGCCCTACAGGCACAGCAGAGTGCGCAAGCTCAGCTCCTGATTCCACTGAGCAGCATTCCCACCTACAACGCAGCCATGGACTCCAATGCCCTGCTGGTGAACACTTACAAGAAGTTTCCTTACCCTTCAGCATCTGAAATCATGGGTCTGGCAGCACAGACCAAGTTCAGCGAGGAACAGATAAAGATCTGGTTCTCAGCTCAGCGTTTGAAGCATGGTGTAAGCTGGACACCAGAGGAAGTTGAGGAAGCAAGAAGGAAGCAATTCAATGGCACGGTCCACACAGTGCCTCAGACCATAACAGTCATTCCAGCCCACCATCTTTCTGCTACCAATGGTCTACAGTCTATCCTTCAGACTTGCCAAATTGTCGGCCAGCCAGGCCTGGTCCTAACGCAGGTCGGCACTGCGAACAGCCTTCCGGTCACCACCCCTATCACACTGACAGTTGCAGGAATGCCCCATCAAAGTCAGGCACCCAAGATCGCCAGCAATCAGACCAGCCCTGCCATTAGTGAAACAAAGAGAGCCACCACAGTCCAGCCACCATCACTGACGCCACAGGAGAACTCTGCCCTCATCTCCGACCACTTCGGCTTACGGCCCAAGAAGTCAAAGGAGCAGCTGGCTGAGCTGAAAGCCAGCTACTTGAAGAACCACTTTGCCAGCGATGCAGAGATAGCCAGGCTAATGAAGCTGACCAACCTCACCAAAGGCGAGATCAAGAAGTGGTTCAGCGATACACGTTACAACCAGCGCAATTCCAAAAACAACCACTACACCATCCCCCATGACGGCAGTCGGGCAGCcaacagcagcagtagcagtgcAACCATCATCATCGACTCCAGCGATGAGACTCCGCAGTCCCCAACCACGTCACCCATCAAAGAGAAGGAAACTCGTAGCAAAACCTGGAACCCCTTTCCAGACTTTACCTTGCAGAAGTTTAAGGAGAAGACCCCTGAGCAACTGGTTATTTTAGAAGAGAGTTACCAGAAATGCGACACTCCTTCAGATGAAGAGCTGAGCCGTCTGAGGGCTGAAACCAAGCTCACCAGACGGGAGATTGATGCCTGGTTTACGGAGAAAAGGAAAACCCCTGTGCCCGAATCAGCTGAAAAGAATGATGGAGCAGAAGGCGAATCCTCCCAGGGTAAACACAGCCAGACTCCACCTGGAGCAAAAAAGATGGTCAAAGAGAAGCTAAAGAAAACTCCAGAGCAGCTTCATGTCCTCAAGAGTGCCTTTGTGCGTAGTCAGTGGCCCTCCACTGAAGAATACGACCAGCTATCTGAGGAGAGCGGGCTGCCCCGCCCTTACATCGTCAACTGGTTCGGAGACACACGCTACGCCTGGAAGAATGGGAACCTTAAATGGTACTTCTATTATCAGAGTGGAAATGTGGAAGGCATGAACGGAAACAAAGGCAGAAAACGGAGGATCCGGAACCGTGGTTGGGGACGGTCTCGCAGCAGAAAAGCCAAGAAGTCCACAAACTTGGAGAAGCCCCCGCCAATAAAGTTCAAGACAGGAAAAGATATTTTAAAGGAATATTACTTGAAGCACAAATTCTTGAATGAGCAGGATCTGGATGAGCTGGTAGCCAAGTCTAACATGAGCTACGAGCAGGTCCGGGAGTGGTTTGCAGAGGTTTGCCGGAAGGTGGACATGGGCGCTGACCCGTTTGATGACAACGTAAACAACgagcaggaagaggaggagtCGCAGGGGGAGAATGAAATAGTGGGTGAGGAGCAAGGACCTTCAGCTCCAGGTGAGGAAGAGggtgaggaagatgaggaggaggaggatgatgagacCGATGACAGTGAATCTTGGGAGCCCCCCCAAAGTGTTAGAAAGACTTTGTCTGGGTCTGAGGATcagtaa
- the LOC103044808 gene encoding zinc fingers and homeoboxes protein 1 isoform X1 — protein MSSRRKSTTPCMVLPSDVVEQDPDIETLAGEEGAETAAESPAEGAAVPMETEGGEDHEDSVSHSAGKRPSQTTVEQSATDLTTDASFAQPETEESEDPSVTAISLSKTPIMKKKSKPESKRIAVSLKGTDESDALVESEGDPEPMEASVLGASITADMMNPVSSESAKPGLLVSIPNPVSSEQKKPVLNPAAVLPAGLAQVLSALQAQQSAQAQLLIPLSSIPTYNAAMDSNALLVNTYKKFPYPSASEIMGLAAQTKFSEEQIKIWFSAQRLKHGVSWTPEEVEEARRKQFNGTVHTVPQTITVIPAHHLSATNGLQSILQTCQIVGQPGLVLTQVGTANSLPVTTPITLTVAGMPHQSQAPKIASNQTSPAISETKRATTVQPPSLTPQENSALISDHFGLRPKKSKEQLAELKASYLKNHFASDAEIARLMKLTNLTKGEIKKWFSDTRYNQRNSKNNHYTIPHDGSRAANSSSSSATIIIDSSDETPQSPTTSPIKEKETRSKTWNPFPDFTLQKFKEKTPEQLVILEESYQKCDTPSDEELSRLRAETKLTRREIDAWFTEKRKTPVPESAEKNDGAEGESSQGKHSQTPPGAKKMVKEKLKKTPEQLHVLKSAFVRSQWPSTEEYDQLSEESGLPRPYIVNWFGDTRYAWKNGNLKWYFYYQSGNVEGMNGNKGRKRRIRNRGWGRSRSRKAKKSTNLEKPPPIKFKTGKDILKEYYLKHKFLNEQDLDELVAKSNMSYEQVREWFAEVCRKVDMGADPFDDNVNNEQEEEESQGENEIVGEEQGPSAPGEEEGEEDEEEEDDETDDSESWEPPQSVRKTLSGSEDQ, from the exons ATGTCAAGCAGAAGGAAGTCCACCACCCCCTGCATGGTGCTACCCTCAGATGTGGTGGAGCAGGATCCAGACATTGAAACTCTGGCAGGGGAGGAAGGAGCCGAGACTGCTGCAGAAAGCCCTGCAGAAGGAGCGGCAGTTCCTATGGAAACTGAGGGAGGTGAGG ATCATGAGGACAGTGTAAGCCATTCTGCAGGGAAACGCCCCAGTCAAACCACTGTGGAACAGTCAGCCACCGATCTAACCACTGATGCAAGTTTTGCACAGCCTGAGACCGAGGAGAGTGAAGACCCTTCAGTTACTGCGATCTCCTTGAGCAAGACGCCTATCATGAAAAAGAAAAGCAAGCCTGAATCCAAGAGAATAGCCGTGTCTCTCAAAGGCACTGATGAAAGCGATGCGTTGGTTGAAAGTGAGGGGGATCCAGAACCAATGGAGGCATCTGTTTTGGGTGCCTCCATCACAGCCGACATGATGAATCCAGTATCTTCTGAGTCAGCAAAGCCTGGTTTGCTTGTAAGCATTCCTAATCCAGTGTCCAGTGAGCAAAAGAAGCCAGTTTTGAACCCTGCTGCGGTGCTCCCTGCTGGTCTGGCTCAAGTCCTGTCAGCCCTACAGGCACAGCAGAGTGCGCAAGCTCAGCTCCTGATTCCACTGAGCAGCATTCCCACCTACAACGCAGCCATGGACTCCAATGCCCTGCTGGTGAACACTTACAAGAAGTTTCCTTACCCTTCAGCATCTGAAATCATGGGTCTGGCAGCACAGACCAAGTTCAGCGAGGAACAGATAAAGATCTGGTTCTCAGCTCAGCGTTTGAAGCATGGTGTAAGCTGGACACCAGAGGAAGTTGAGGAAGCAAGAAGGAAGCAATTCAATGGCACGGTCCACACAGTGCCTCAGACCATAACAGTCATTCCAGCCCACCATCTTTCTGCTACCAATGGTCTACAGTCTATCCTTCAGACTTGCCAAATTGTCGGCCAGCCAGGCCTGGTCCTAACGCAGGTCGGCACTGCGAACAGCCTTCCGGTCACCACCCCTATCACACTGACAGTTGCAGGAATGCCCCATCAAAGTCAGGCACCCAAGATCGCCAGCAATCAGACCAGCCCTGCCATTAGTGAAACAAAGAGAGCCACCACAGTCCAGCCACCATCACTGACGCCACAGGAGAACTCTGCCCTCATCTCCGACCACTTCGGCTTACGGCCCAAGAAGTCAAAGGAGCAGCTGGCTGAGCTGAAAGCCAGCTACTTGAAGAACCACTTTGCCAGCGATGCAGAGATAGCCAGGCTAATGAAGCTGACCAACCTCACCAAAGGCGAGATCAAGAAGTGGTTCAGCGATACACGTTACAACCAGCGCAATTCCAAAAACAACCACTACACCATCCCCCATGACGGCAGTCGGGCAGCcaacagcagcagtagcagtgcAACCATCATCATCGACTCCAGCGATGAGACTCCGCAGTCCCCAACCACGTCACCCATCAAAGAGAAGGAAACTCGTAGCAAAACCTGGAACCCCTTTCCAGACTTTACCTTGCAGAAGTTTAAGGAGAAGACCCCTGAGCAACTGGTTATTTTAGAAGAGAGTTACCAGAAATGCGACACTCCTTCAGATGAAGAGCTGAGCCGTCTGAGGGCTGAAACCAAGCTCACCAGACGGGAGATTGATGCCTGGTTTACGGAGAAAAGGAAAACCCCTGTGCCCGAATCAGCTGAAAAGAATGATGGAGCAGAAGGCGAATCCTCCCAGGGTAAACACAGCCAGACTCCACCTGGAGCAAAAAAGATGGTCAAAGAGAAGCTAAAGAAAACTCCAGAGCAGCTTCATGTCCTCAAGAGTGCCTTTGTGCGTAGTCAGTGGCCCTCCACTGAAGAATACGACCAGCTATCTGAGGAGAGCGGGCTGCCCCGCCCTTACATCGTCAACTGGTTCGGAGACACACGCTACGCCTGGAAGAATGGGAACCTTAAATGGTACTTCTATTATCAGAGTGGAAATGTGGAAGGCATGAACGGAAACAAAGGCAGAAAACGGAGGATCCGGAACCGTGGTTGGGGACGGTCTCGCAGCAGAAAAGCCAAGAAGTCCACAAACTTGGAGAAGCCCCCGCCAATAAAGTTCAAGACAGGAAAAGATATTTTAAAGGAATATTACTTGAAGCACAAATTCTTGAATGAGCAGGATCTGGATGAGCTGGTAGCCAAGTCTAACATGAGCTACGAGCAGGTCCGGGAGTGGTTTGCAGAGGTTTGCCGGAAGGTGGACATGGGCGCTGACCCGTTTGATGACAACGTAAACAACgagcaggaagaggaggagtCGCAGGGGGAGAATGAAATAGTGGGTGAGGAGCAAGGACCTTCAGCTCCAGGTGAGGAAGAGggtgaggaagatgaggaggaggaggatgatgagacCGATGACAGTGAATCTTGGGAGCCCCCCCAAAGTGTTAGAAAGACTTTGTCTGGGTCTGAGGATcagtaa